The Pseudodesulfovibrio cashew genomic sequence ATCGGTGAGAAGAGCGTGGAAATGGCCAAGAAGGACGTGACCATGGCCGCCAGCAGCTTCTACCCGCAGGTGGACGCTGATATGGACTACGTCAATCAGGGTACTGACCCTGGCTTCAGCAAGGGCGGCTACGCCTATCGCCAGAAGGAATACTGGACCGCCGGCGTCTCCGCATCCCTGAACCTGTTCCAGGGCGGCGCCGACTACTATGACTACAAGAAGGTGCAGGAGAGCGTGAAGCAGGTTCAGGCCCAGCTCGAAGACACTCGCCTGAGCGCCGGTTTCGAAGTCAAGACCGCCTTGCTGAATATCTCCGAGGCCGCTGATCGCATCACCGTGGCCAAGAAGTCCGTGACAGCGGCCCAGGAAGCCTACCGTATGGCCGTGGCCCGCTACCAGGCTCAGGTCGGAACCAACACCGACGTGCTCAACGCGCAGTCCCGCCTGACCACCAGCGAGGCTCAGCTCTCGCAGGCTTTGGCCGACTACGGCACTGCCATCTCCTCTCTGTACGTCGCCATGGGCGAAAAAAACCTGGGTTTGACCAAGGCAGAGTAAACGCCATGTTCACCCAGCGCAAACGTTCCTGGCAGGCCCGGGGCATGGAGTGCGAAAAGTGCGGGCTGGATCTGACCGCCTATCGGGGGTGCAGGGAAGTGACCCTGCGCTGTCCCAAGTGCGGCAAGATATACGACCTGCGCGCCTATGCCGAAGCGATGGATGACGAATTCGAGGAGGAAATGGGTTTTGTTCCCATGGACAGGATCTGATCTCTCCGCCAAGCGTATTAAGGTGGCGGCCATCGTTTTTGCGTTGGCCGCCATTTTCATTTGCGCCATGGTGAAAACCTCCCCCGCGGGGGAGAACGTCTGGGCTCCGCTGACCGACCGTCTGGTTGCGGATGGCTTTGACCGCGCTTACATCACCCCTCTCTTTTCCAATACCAAGCCCACCTTTTCGCCGGAAATCATGGCCCGCAAGATGAATGCGTTGCTGAAAAGCAAGCTTTCGGCGGCAAAACCGGCCAAGCGTGAAAAGCCCAAGGCAATGCAGCGCTACCTCAACCCTATCCTCATTGCAGGGGCCTACAGCTTTTATCGGGAAAATCGGGATGAATTGGCTCGAATCGAAAAGCGGTACCAGGTGCCGGGAGACCTGCTGACAGCGCTCATGCTGGTGGAGACCAAACTGGGCAGGCAGGTGGGCGACCACAACGCGCTAGGGATTCTGGCCAATATGGCCATAGCCAGTGATTTCGAATTGATCCGACCGCATATCCGCAGGGATGTGCCCGAAGAGTTGCAGGGGTGGCTGGAGCGTCGTACAGGGCAGAAGGCCTCTTGGGGATATGGGGAGCTCAAGTCGCTGCTTACCTACGCGCGCAAAAATGGGGCGGACCCGCTGACTATTCCCAGCTCCATGTATGGGGCCATCGGGTTGTGCCAGTTCATTCCCTCATCCGCCCTGGCTTACGGCGTGGACGGCTCCGGTGACGGCAAAGTGGACCTTTTCGATACGCGGGACGCATTGTACAGCATGGCCAATTTCATCAGGAAGCACGGCTGGAAGCCGGGGCTTGACCATGAGGCACAGGTCAAGATCGTTTATCGGTACAATCATTCCGAGAGCTACGCCCTGACCATCCTGGAAGTAGCAGATCGGATTCGAAAGACCGACGAATTTTTCGGCGACTAACGCCCGTCCAGCAGGCTTTGATAGAGGGTCAGGCTCCGCTTCAGGAACTCCTCAAGAGTGAGTTGAGACAGGGTTCGCTTTTGCGCCGTCAGAGCCTGCTCCCGCAGGGCCTGATCTGTCACAATCTTTTCCAGGGTATGTGCAAGTGACGCGGCGTCGCCCGGTTCCACCAGCATGGGCGGGGTGACCAGGTCCGGCATGACTCCGACGGAGGTGGAGACCAGTGGTCTTTCGGCCGCCATTATCTCCAGGGCGGAGCGGGCGATGGCCTCGGACCAGAGGGAGGATACCACGCCTATGTCCGTTGCCGAAATACAGGCGGCAATGTCGTCGCGCTTGCCGCTTATCCGGGTGACGTCCTCCAGGCCGTTGGCCTCTATCCATCCCCGTATCTCGGCTTCGGTCATGGCCGTATCGAATCCCATCAGGAAGAGCCGGACGTTCTCCAGGCCCTTTTTGCGCAGACGGGCCACGGCTTCAATGGTTTCCTTCTG encodes the following:
- a CDS encoding dual CXXC motif small (seleno)protein, with the protein product MFTQRKRSWQARGMECEKCGLDLTAYRGCREVTLRCPKCGKIYDLRAYAEAMDDEFEEEMGFVPMDRI
- a CDS encoding lytic murein transglycosylase, producing the protein MFPWTGSDLSAKRIKVAAIVFALAAIFICAMVKTSPAGENVWAPLTDRLVADGFDRAYITPLFSNTKPTFSPEIMARKMNALLKSKLSAAKPAKREKPKAMQRYLNPILIAGAYSFYRENRDELARIEKRYQVPGDLLTALMLVETKLGRQVGDHNALGILANMAIASDFELIRPHIRRDVPEELQGWLERRTGQKASWGYGELKSLLTYARKNGADPLTIPSSMYGAIGLCQFIPSSALAYGVDGSGDGKVDLFDTRDALYSMANFIRKHGWKPGLDHEAQVKIVYRYNHSESYALTILEVADRIRKTDEFFGD